The Populus nigra chromosome 14, ddPopNigr1.1, whole genome shotgun sequence genome has a segment encoding these proteins:
- the LOC133672573 gene encoding short-chain dehydrogenase ptmH-like translates to MSTFSISIRKGQLSKADRQQGNLSMSGPKVVLVTGCAKGGIGFEYCKAFSEHNCHVVASDIPQRINEMLELESENIETLGLDVSSKESVSSAVSTVVSKYGHIDVLINNAGIGSTGPLAELSLDAIRKAWEINTLGQLRLVQNVVPYMASRRSGTIVNIGSVVGKVPTPWAGSYCASKAAVHAMSNTLRVELKPFGINVVLVLPGAIRSNFGSASVERLGNHDWKLYKDFKEAIVERAKASQGGKATDATLFARHVAKKVLNPRPPRQIMSGHMTGLFAMLSCSPLWVRDLFFSTRFNLNKKV, encoded by the coding sequence ATGAGTACCTTCTCAATTTCTATAAGAAAAGGGCAACTGAGTAAAGCCGATCGACAACAAGGTAATTTAAGCATGAGCGGGCCTAAGGTTGTGCTGGTCACTGGTTGTGCAAAAGGTGGGATTGGCTTTGAATATTGCAAGGCATTTTCTGAGCATAATTGCCATGTTGTTGCTTCTGACATTCCTCAACGCATCAATGAAATGTTGGAGCTTGAATCAGAAAATATCGAGACTCTTGGGCTTGATGTTTCATCCAAAGAAAGTGTATCTTCAGCAGTGAGCACAGTCGTATCCAAGTATGGTCACATTGATGTATTGATCAACAATGCTGGGATAGGAAGTACCGGTCCTTTAGCTGAGTTATCATTGGATGCAATAAGAAAAGCTTGGGAGATTAACACACTAGGGCAATTAAGATTGGTGCAAAACGTCGTGCCATACATGGCATCTCGGCGCAGCGGTACCATAGTGAATATAGGGAGTGTTGTGGGGAAGGTTCCTACACCATGGGCAGGGTCTTATTGTGCTAGCAAGGCAGCAGTCCATGCCATGTCCAACACCCTGCGTGTTGAGCTAAAACCATTTGGAATTAATGTTGTGCTCGTGTTACCAGGGGCAATAAGATCAAATTTTGGTTCTGCTAGCGTCGAGAGATTAGGAAATCATGACTGGAAGCTATACAAGGACTTCAAAGAGGCTATCGTAGAACGAGCAAAGGCATCTCAAGGTGGCAAGGCAACGGATGCGACCTTATTTGCAAGACATGTAGCTAAGAAAGTGTTGAATCCTAGACCGCCAAGGCAAATTATGTCCGGTCATATGACTGGTTTGTTTGCCATGCTTTCTTGTTCTCCTCTATGGGTTAgagaccttttcttttcaactcgATTTAACCTAAATAAAAAGGTGTAG